GAAGAGGATACCGACGACCATACCGACCGGTAAAAGCAGAGCGGTTGGAAGGAATGTCCAGAACTGCATGACCCAGGTAATACCGATGACTCCACCTACATACTGTCCTTCAGCTCCAATATTCCAGAACTTCAAACGGAAGGCTATTCCCACGGCAAGACCGCAGAGGAGCAAGGGGATGGATTTCACCAATGTGTATTGCAACTTTGTCTGGCTGCCGAAGGCTCCCTTGATCATAGCCGCATATGCTTGAAATGGATTAGCATCAGAGATAAGCAGCACAATAGCTCCCAGGATAAAGGAGACCAGCAGGCTGACTACAGGGACGAGTACCGCCATCCTGGTGGATCGGTAGTCGCGCTTTTCCAAGCGGAATTTCATATATCCCTCCTTTCAACACCTGCCATCAACATGCCAAGTTCCTCGGTTTTTGCGTCCTTTGCATCCACGATGTCCATAATTCTTCCTTCAAACATAACTCCAATCTTGTCAGCCACCATCAACAGTTCTTCCAGTTCCTCACTGACCAGGAGAACGGCACACCCTTTGTCCCTCTGCTTGATCAGGTTTTGACGTACTGCTTCTGTTGCTCCAACATCAAGTCCTCTGGAAGGGTAAACTGCAACAAGGATACCTCCACAGGAGTCAATCTCTCGTGCCAGAATTGTTTTCTGGATATTTCCTCCGCTCAGGAATTTCACCGAAGTATCCTGGTTCGGGGTCTTGATGGTGAACAACTCAATGAGGCGGTCTGCAAATTTCCGGACCAAGCCCCGCTTGATGATATTGTGTGCGGACAGTTCAACCGTTCGGTATTTCTTCATCGACAGATTGTCTCCGACACTCATGTCCCCGACCACACCCATTCTTCCTCGGTCGGCTGGGATATGGCTTACTCCAGTCTTGATGACCTGCAATGGAGTCTTGTTCGTCATGTCTTTTCCGTTAAGGTGAATGGTTCCACCGTTGACTTTCAGAAGACCCGTGATGGCCTCAGTCAACTGTTGCTGGCCATTGCCTGCAACACCAGCAATACCGAAAATCTCGCCACCACGAATGGAAAAGGATATATTGTCAAGAACCGGTTTTCCACCCCCTACAGGCAGTGCAAGAAGGTCCTTCACTTCTACCTTGACTTCCCCTGGGTTGTACGGGCCACGTTCCAAGGAGAAGAGCACATCACGACCAACCATCATGTTGGCAAGGTCCTGTACCCGCTTTATCGATTTGGTGGGACAGACTGATACACTTTTTCCTCGTCTCAATACTTGGACGGTATGGCTGAACTCCATCACCTCATCCATTTTATGAGTAATGAAGATAGCGCTCTTGCCTTCTGCAAGCATTTTCTTCAGGATCTCATTCAAATCTCTTGCTTCCCCAGGAGTAAGCACTGCTGTAGGTTCATCAAGAATGAGAATATCAGCACCTCGGTACAACAACTTCAATATTTCTACACGTTGTTGCTCCCCGACTGAAAGATCCTGAATTATCTTATCCGGATAGACTTGCAAGCCATAGCGCTTGCTCAGCTCCGTTATCTTTTCGCGTATCTCTGCCATGGGCGGTACAAAAGGTAGATCCTTCATGCCCAAGACAATGTTCTCTGCTACACTCATGTTCCCTACCAGCATGAATTCCTGGTGGATCATACCTATCCCAAGGGCCATTGAGTCCTGCGGGGAGTTGATGTCTGCCAGCTCTCCCTTTACATAGATTTCCCCACTATCGGCCTGATACAGTCCGACCAACATATTCATCAGGGTACTCTTGCCGGCGCCGTTCTCCCCGAGCAGGGCGAGAACCTCTCCGCGGTGCAAGGTCAGGTCAACTTGGTCGTTAGCCAGTACCCCAGGGAAGTGTTTGGTTATATTGACCATTCGCACGACGGGTGTTTCGTCGGTGGTTATTTCACTCATGTTCTGTCCACTTACGTTTGCCTCAGAAACAAGGCAAGAAAAGTCTTGAATCAAGTAGAGGCGGGCAGCAGCCCGCCCCTATCCAATAGGAAATCCTAAGATCAGACGCTACCGATAACGCCTTCAACAAACCAGTCCATGGTGAGCATTGCATCGTCACTCATCTTCTCGCCTGCCTTCTGGCGGACAGCACCTGTGTTGTCCTTAAGCATGCCCCAGAATACGTCCCATTCGCCATCGTGGATCTTGTCCTGGATAGCCATGACTTCGTCAACTACATCCTGTGGTACCAACGGGGAAATCGGGGAGAGATGGATCATCTCGTCCTCAAGGCCACCCCAGTAACTCTGGCTTTCCCATGTGCCGTCAAGAGCGCTCTGGACGGCAGGAATCATATAGTTGCCCCAGTTCCACATTGGGGAGACCAGAACGTGGTCATCGCCAACAATCTTGCGGAAGTCAGCATTGTAACCGATTGCGTACTTGCCGCGTTCGATAGCTGCCTTTGCAGGTTCGGTGGTATCCTGGTGCTGTGCAATAACGTCACAACCCTGGTCAAGCAAAGCTACTGCGCCCTGACGCTCGAGGGAAGGGTCAAACCAAGTGTTGGTCCAAACAACCGTCACGGTTGCAGCGGGATTCACAGCGCGTGCACCAAGGGTGAATGCGTTGATTCCACGTACAACTTCAGGAGTGTTGTAAGCACCTACATAACCAATCTTTCCAGAAGGAGACATTTCAGCAGCGATCATACCGGAGAGGTAGCGCATCTGATACATTCTTCCGAAGTAGTTGGACATGTTGTCAGCGGAGAGGTAACCGGAGCAGTGCTCGAAGTAGACGTCAGGATATCTTTCTGCAACATTCAGCATGTACTGCTGGTAGTTGTAGGAGTTCGCAAAAATGATTTTGCATCCTTCATCGATAAGGCTCTCCATGACACGTTCGCTACTCTCATTCTCAGGGATGCCTTCCATGCGAATGACCTCGACCTTGTCCCCGAAATGCTCTTCCATGGCAATAGTGCCCTGGTCATGCATATAGGAGTACCCCATATCTCCAGGGGGACTGATGTAGATGACACCTACCTTAAGGGGTGCATCTGCAGCATCGGTGGCCTCTTTTGCTCCCTGTGCAAATACAAAGGAAGTGGCCAACAGCATGATCAACAGTAAGACAATGCTCTTTTTCATGTTTCTCTCCTTACAAAAGATTGCGTGATGTCGTTGATGGTACTCGAAGAACCTCAACTGTTTCAAATTATACGGGACGTTTTTCCTGCTGTCAAAACATTATTGATAAACCTTTAGCGATGGAAAACGCATTTAACCTAGTATAATTCTAGGTAAATTTAAAAATGTAGTAAGAAAAATTCATTTTACCGAAATATGAGTTTTTTTGAGATTTTGTGCAGAAAGTATGGCATTGGTACCTGTATCTGTTGCAAAGCGTATGAATTGTTGCATAATGGTGCCGAAAGTGTAGTTAAATAAGCTAATCGAATAATTTTAAAATAGTTTTTGCAACAAAAAGACAGCAAAATTTACTTGGAAACAGTGTTGGCAAGGAAGCTTGCGGACACAAAATGAGACTTGTGTCATAGTACTGCAAGTGATAGGATATATCGACTAGCTTTTCCTGTTTGTATGTTGCCTACTCGTTATGAAGGATTATTGCATGAATAAAACTCGAGCACATATAGTAATTGTACTCATTCTCTTGGTGTGTTGTACATTCTCATTGGGGGCAGAAGAAACCGGCTTGGTTATACGCAGCCCCTTGTTTGGACCTCAGGTGAAAGTATCCTCCAGTGTGGAAAATCTAGAAGTCCAGTCATTTTCTGCCCAGCTTGGGCTTCTTTCCGAGGTTCCTGTATATGACGAAGAGCAACGGTTGCTGAGTGCTGTAAGCAATGGTTCGTATCCTGTTACTCCTGGCGATACCTTCCGCTTGGTCTATCTGGATGGTATGAAAAGTGTAACGGTTGACTTGCAAGTGGATGAGTCGAGTAGTATCTCCATTCCAGGCCTTGGTACCATTGATGGAAAAGATAAAACCTTTTCCCAGGTCAGGAAAGCCATCTATGATATGGTACGTACCTACTATAGTTATTCCAATCCACAGCTTGTTTTTATACGAACCGGTTCTTTCATGGTTTCAGTTGTAGGAGAGGTGGTAGGGACCAGAGTGGTGCCCGCATGGGGGCTTACCCGACTTTCGGAAGTGCTCCAAAATGCAACACCCTATGCTTCAACCAGGAATGTCCGTATCCGCCATACTGATGGCAGTGAGGAGGTGTTTGACCTGTACAAAGCAATGCGCGAGGGTGTCCTGGAGGAGGACCCACTGCTGAGGAGTGGTGATGTCATTACCCTTGAGCGCTGTGAGACATTGGTCATGCTCAGTGGTCGGGTATATAAGGAAGGAACCTACCAGATCCTGGAGTCAGATAGCCTGGAAGATCTTTTGACTATGTATGGAGGAGGACTCCTCTCCTCCGCTGATGTGCAGAACATCAGGATTCAACGTTATAACCCAGAGAGTGGTGCTTGGTATGTGCAGTATGTCAATTTGCTTGAGCAACCCGATTATACACTATCCCATCTTGATCAAGTGATTGTTGATCAGCAGGAACCCAGCCTCCAGACTGTAACTATAGAAGGAGCCGTCTCATCCAGTGAGGTATATGATTCTCTATCCACCACTGCATTGGTTGGCTATCCTTCTGGAAGGATTTTTTACCAGTTCTATCCTGGGGAGAGTATGAAGCAGATGCTTAGCTCGCTCTCTTCCAGGTTTCTTGCAGTAAGTGATCTTGAAGGATCTTACCTGATTCGTTCCGGCAAGCGTATCCCTCTCAATATCCAGAGTATCCTCTATGGGAAAGAGGAGAACCAACCTATGCAGTTGCAAAGCAACGACACACTTCTGATCCCCTTTACACAGCGCTTGGTGACCGTCAGTGGCGGTGTGGTCCGCCCTGGAGTGTTTGCATATGTACCGGACAAGACAATGAATTACTATCTTTCCCTTGCTGGTGGGTTGAGTGACGATGCTGCTTACCCGACAGATGTGAAAGTGCAAGGTCCTGATGGCAAGTCCATTGCATTGGGAGATCCCATTCTCCCAGAAACCACCATCGCAGTGGCTAAAGAGACATTGGCCAGGGACATTGCTCCTACGGTCGCCATCATAGGCTTGGTAAGTTCCATCCTGGGGATCGTTGCCACGGTTGTGAACATTATTTTGGATTCCAAGAGCCTGTAGGAGAAGCAGATGAGTCAACAGGAAGAGTATACACAGTCCATTAGTCCCTTTGATGCAGGCGAAGAAGGAATTTCCATTGCAGAGCTGCTTCATATCTTTCATAAGCGTCTTCGCTGGTTCTTCGTAGGTTTCATCCTGGTTGTAGGACTTGCTTTTGGTTATTTGCAGATTGCCATTCCTCAGTATGAGTCGGAAGTTTCAGTCTTGGTCGATCCCATCCAGACTTCCTCATCTTTCGAATCATTGATGGATATATCGGCTTCAAGTACGAAGATTGCCACGGAAGTCGAGTTGATCACCAGTCGGAGCAATATCGATTATGCCCTCAGCACGCTGGATTTATCGCAATATACGAATTCAGATGGCTTTGATTACCGAGATAAGCTTGTCTTGGGCAATCTTAAAGAGCGGATTGTGGTTTCTACGGTAAAGGACACCAACATTGTGAGGATCAAGGTTACCGATGAAAACCCTGCATTCGCACGTGATTTCGCCAATGCACTTGCCTCAAGTTACGATACACTTCTGACCGGCATTGCCAAGAACTCAAAAACTGCACAACGTGAGTTTATCGAATCCCAGATTCCCATCAACGATCAAGCACTCACTGCTGCAGGGGATGCCTTGGGTGACTTCAGGGAAAACAGCGACATCATTCAACTCACTGACAAGAGTTCTTTATTGGTTGAACAGATTTCCTATTACACGCTGCGCTTGGAACCTCTGAAACTGCAATTGCAGGAAGCAATGGTGTTCCTCGATGCATACAATGAAGGGCTCCGTGAGTCAGGTGTTGAAGGAGTACTGTCTCTAGATGCAATACGTAAAGATCCTGTAGTTGCAGATAAGCTGAGTGATCTTGCGGCCTGGAAAACAGAATTGACCATGTATGAATCCCTGAGTAATCCCTCAGCAACCCAAACGCAGGTCTCCATGCCCATGGATTCTTCCTCCCGTACCTATGTGATCAGCAGTGCGATAAACCAATTGAATAAGGACCTGCTTGACCGTGTCTCCCTACTAACCCGGTCGTATGGGAATGAGAACAATACCCAAGCAATTGTGCAGGCGCTCACCACTGAGGTTGGTATCCAGATCTTGGAGGAGCGTGGAGAGGTATTCATCTCCGAGCTCTCCCAGCTACCCGTCCTGGAGCGACGGCTCTCTGAGTTGCAGAGGGATGTCCAGATCTATGAAGCTATCGGATTGAAACTGCGGGAAATGTTGGAAGAAGTGAAGCTAATCGAAGCTTCTGTAAGTGGCAATGTCACGGTTGTTGATGAGGCAATTCTTCCACGTAATCCTGTCAGCCCGAACAGGCTCTTGATCTTGGCTGTTGCAGTGTTGTTGGGAGCGGCCTTCGGCCTCTTGCTTACCTTGGCCATTGAGGCCTTGGATGTATCCATCCAAACTGAGCAGCAGATTCAGAAGATTGTTGGCAAGGATGTACCTATTTTGGGGTGGATCCCCATGATGAAGGTCTCTCCTCTCGATTTATATCCAACGCTTATTGTACATAATGATCCGCTCTCCTTTGAATCAGAGCGGTTCAAGCTGGTAGCAAACATGCTCTACAACCGGAGCGAGAAGCATGTATTCTCCATCACCTCCTGTTCCATGGCGGAAGGGAAGAGTACCATCATTGGGAATATAGCCATCGCATTGGCCCAGATGGGAAGTAAGGTTTTGGTGCTTGATGGGGACCTTCGTCTTCCCAGTATGGAGCGCTATTTCCGTCTAAAACACCGTGAAGTTGGTTTGGTGGATTATGTAACCAAGAAGGCAACACTTGAAGAGTGTATCCTCAGGCCAATTGAAAAGGTTCCCGATTTGCACTTGTTGCCTCCTGGCAATGCTCCCTTGGTGCATGCCGGCATCTTCTCCAATCCACGGTATACGCAGCTCATTCACTACTTGGAAAGTGTATATGACTTTGTCATTATCGACGCACCTCCATTGGACTCCGCCAGTGAGTTGCTCTCCATCAGCAAACATGTTGATGGCCTAATCATCACTGTACGTGCAGGTATCACCAGCAAGGGTTCGCTCTTCGATCTGATCAGCAGCTTGAGAACGGCAAATGTCCCCATCAGTGGTGTGGTATTCAACGGCGTGGTTCCAGGTTCGGTTGGAACTGGATATAGATATGGCTATGGGTATGGATATGGCAAGGGGTATGGCTATGGTTCATATGCCTCTCGGTACAGTGCCGAGGGTACGAGTGGGAAACTGAAAAAACGTCGAAAACACCATATCCGTAAACGATCCAATGGTTGGTATCGAAAAATGTACAAGCGTGATCTGAAGAATCGTGGTAAGATTTCTCCAGAGCAGTTCGATACAGTGCTTGCCTTTGGTCCTGATTCAGCTTATGAGACCATTACAGATTGGGTGGAAGCAGAACGCGAGAGTGCGAACACGCAACCAAAGGAGACCAAACGAGTGGAGGTCCCTGTTGCAAAACAAGAGGAGCCAGAGAAATCGAAAGTTCCCGTGAAAGAGGATTTAATGAGTCTCTCTGACATCGAGAATGACACAGATGCGGTTGGCAAGAAAATTGAGGGGTAACCCTAGACAGAGAGCCTACTCTCTGCTATGGTTTTCCAGAAGTTACAAGTAGGAGGGAGCCCATGGGCAAGAAACGAAACAGTGTTGCGTATAACGCTCTGGAATGGGAATCCCCTCAATATGATAGTGTTGTGAAGAGTCGGTCGTAGGGCCGGCTTTTTTTTGAAGGAGTCAAGATGGAAAAACAGAATGTATTTGCAGGGCGGTCGTTGTGTGTTATTGAGGATTTTTCCAAGGAAGAACGGATGTACCTCTTTGATCAGGTACGTATTCTCAAACAAGCGATGGAACAGAGAGATGAAGAGAAGCTCACCCCTTTCAGAATTGATGATAGGGATTTCGGCATATATGAAGTGTTCCTGGAAGACAGTACCAGGACCAAGGAATCTTTCAAGAATGCAGCCAACTTTCATCATGCAAAAGTCTCTGAGCTGAACAGCGACAGTTCTTCCTTCAACAAGGGAGAGAGCTATGCCGATACCTTCAATACCCTCAGTGGATATGAGAATACCATTTTCATCATCCGGAGCAAGGTTGAGGGTGTTACCAGGCATCTGGAAGAGGCTTGCGCCGCTTATGCAGAGCGAAATAAACTCTACCGCAAACCGATATTCATCAATGCAGGGGATGGCAAGCATGAGCATCCCACGCAGGAGTTGCTTGATGAGTTCACCTTTCTTGAAGACAACCAATGGAGTAACGAGGAATTGCATCTTGCATTGGTCGGGGATCTCTTCCATGGACGAACAGTGCACTCAAAAGCTGATGGTCTGAAAATATTCAAGCAGGTCAAGGTTGATTTGATAGCCCCCATAGAGTTGGCAATGCCGGAAGTCTACGTAAACCGGATGAAAGAAAATGGTTACCAAGTTCGCATCTTCTCTTCCATCGAAGAATACCTTGATCAACATGATGTGGCTTCCAAGTGGTACTTTACCCGTCCACAGCTGGAGCGAATGGGGGATAGGATCCTCCAGAGACAGGAAGAGCTACGTCGTTCCATTACATTCCGAGAAGAGTTCTTGGACAGAATAAAGGAAGGGACCACCTTCTATCACCCGCTACCACGGCACAAGGTAACTCCCACAATCCCCACCTTCCTCGATGACACACCCCTCAATGGATGGGAACGACAATCGATCAATGGTATGTATGTGAGGATTGTATTGCTTTCCCTGCTTGCAGGAAAAATCGGCAGCGATTTTGTCCCTGTGGCCAAGAAGGAAGTGTATGAGAGTGAGGACTACATTACAGAGGTAGACTTGCACTCCCGGGAAACAAAAGAGAAGCGGGTAAGTGAAGGAGTGCAACCAATCCGGAATGGCTTGGTCATCGACCACATTCTCAAGGGAGACAGCCCGGGCGAGATCAGGAGACATATGAGGCTTATCAGCAGTGTGCTTGGCCTGGACGCATACAAAGGTGGGGAGTGGGTAAGCACCAGCGGTCAGGAAGACATCTTCAAAGGGATCATCTTTCGCCCCGGTGAGTACAGTCTTGACCGAAAGCAGCTCAAGCGTTTGAGTGCAGTTGCTCCTGGTTGTACGCTGAACCTTATCAAGGATGGGAAGGTAATCAATAAATTCCGCTTGCATCTTCCCCCCCGAATCTATAACTTTGAGGATCTGGCTTGCACGAATGAAGCATGCATCTCCCACCCTGATCAGGGTGAAGGGGTCCCAGCCATGTTCCATCGAACCAAGGACAATACCTTTGTCTGTGCATTCTGTAACAAGACACACACCTTCAAGGAAATCTGGAAGCGTGGAAATAAATAGGCTACACTGGAGATACCATGAAACATATTGAAGATATTACAAACCATTATGGACCGATTCTGGCAAAGAAGGCCTTGGAGCTTGGTGCAATCCGCCTCCAAGTTCAAGATCCTTTCACATGGGCAAGCGGCTACCGTATGCCCATCTACAATGACAACAGAAGACTGCTTGCCGAAAGTGGAGCCAGAAGGCTGGTCAGCGAGGCTTTTGCTGCAATGCTGGAGAGCCTTGATTTCAATCCAGACAACATTGCTGGAACAGCAACTGCTGGTATTCCTCATGCAACCACCCTGGCAGACCGACTCGAGAAACCCATGAGCTATGTGAGGAGTTCCGGCAAGGACCATGGGCTTGGTCAACAGATCGAAGGGCTTGGGCAAAAAGGTACCTATGCTGGTGCCAAGGTGCTCCTTATTGAGGATTTGATCTCCACCGGGGGATCTTCCATCAAGGCAGTCCAGGCGATTGCTAAAGCGGAAGGTGTTTGTCCCTATACCCTTGCAATCTTCACCTATGGATTTGCCACAGCCAATGAAGCATTCGCATCCTTGGACCCTGCATGCACATTCTTTACCATTCTTGACTATGATGTGATGGTTGCAAGCGCCCAGGAGACAGGGTATGTGAACAGTGAAGAAGCAAGATTGCTTACTTCGTGGAGGGAAGATCCCTTTGGCTGGGGTGAGAAGCTGGGATTTTCCAAAGTAGACAGGTAAGGAGAGATAAGCGTGAGTTATCAAACATTATTGGTAGATAGTGCAGAAAAAACTGGAAATATTGCTTGCATGGGATTGGATCCAATCGTTGAATCCCTTCCTGTGTCCAGTGGGAATATCCGTAGT
This sequence is a window from uncultured Sphaerochaeta sp.. Protein-coding genes within it:
- a CDS encoding polysaccharide biosynthesis tyrosine autokinase; translated protein: MSQQEEYTQSISPFDAGEEGISIAELLHIFHKRLRWFFVGFILVVGLAFGYLQIAIPQYESEVSVLVDPIQTSSSFESLMDISASSTKIATEVELITSRSNIDYALSTLDLSQYTNSDGFDYRDKLVLGNLKERIVVSTVKDTNIVRIKVTDENPAFARDFANALASSYDTLLTGIAKNSKTAQREFIESQIPINDQALTAAGDALGDFRENSDIIQLTDKSSLLVEQISYYTLRLEPLKLQLQEAMVFLDAYNEGLRESGVEGVLSLDAIRKDPVVADKLSDLAAWKTELTMYESLSNPSATQTQVSMPMDSSSRTYVISSAINQLNKDLLDRVSLLTRSYGNENNTQAIVQALTTEVGIQILEERGEVFISELSQLPVLERRLSELQRDVQIYEAIGLKLREMLEEVKLIEASVSGNVTVVDEAILPRNPVSPNRLLILAVAVLLGAAFGLLLTLAIEALDVSIQTEQQIQKIVGKDVPILGWIPMMKVSPLDLYPTLIVHNDPLSFESERFKLVANMLYNRSEKHVFSITSCSMAEGKSTIIGNIAIALAQMGSKVLVLDGDLRLPSMERYFRLKHREVGLVDYVTKKATLEECILRPIEKVPDLHLLPPGNAPLVHAGIFSNPRYTQLIHYLESVYDFVIIDAPPLDSASELLSISKHVDGLIITVRAGITSKGSLFDLISSLRTANVPISGVVFNGVVPGSVGTGYRYGYGYGYGKGYGYGSYASRYSAEGTSGKLKKRRKHHIRKRSNGWYRKMYKRDLKNRGKISPEQFDTVLAFGPDSAYETITDWVEAERESANTQPKETKRVEVPVAKQEEPEKSKVPVKEDLMSLSDIENDTDAVGKKIEG
- a CDS encoding bifunctional aspartate carbamoyltransferase catalytic subunit/aspartate carbamoyltransferase regulatory subunit; this translates as MEKQNVFAGRSLCVIEDFSKEERMYLFDQVRILKQAMEQRDEEKLTPFRIDDRDFGIYEVFLEDSTRTKESFKNAANFHHAKVSELNSDSSSFNKGESYADTFNTLSGYENTIFIIRSKVEGVTRHLEEACAAYAERNKLYRKPIFINAGDGKHEHPTQELLDEFTFLEDNQWSNEELHLALVGDLFHGRTVHSKADGLKIFKQVKVDLIAPIELAMPEVYVNRMKENGYQVRIFSSIEEYLDQHDVASKWYFTRPQLERMGDRILQRQEELRRSITFREEFLDRIKEGTTFYHPLPRHKVTPTIPTFLDDTPLNGWERQSINGMYVRIVLLSLLAGKIGSDFVPVAKKEVYESEDYITEVDLHSRETKEKRVSEGVQPIRNGLVIDHILKGDSPGEIRRHMRLISSVLGLDAYKGGEWVSTSGQEDIFKGIIFRPGEYSLDRKQLKRLSAVAPGCTLNLIKDGKVINKFRLHLPPRIYNFEDLACTNEACISHPDQGEGVPAMFHRTKDNTFVCAFCNKTHTFKEIWKRGNK
- a CDS encoding ABC transporter ATP-binding protein, with the protein product MSEITTDETPVVRMVNITKHFPGVLANDQVDLTLHRGEVLALLGENGAGKSTLMNMLVGLYQADSGEIYVKGELADINSPQDSMALGIGMIHQEFMLVGNMSVAENIVLGMKDLPFVPPMAEIREKITELSKRYGLQVYPDKIIQDLSVGEQQRVEILKLLYRGADILILDEPTAVLTPGEARDLNEILKKMLAEGKSAIFITHKMDEVMEFSHTVQVLRRGKSVSVCPTKSIKRVQDLANMMVGRDVLFSLERGPYNPGEVKVEVKDLLALPVGGGKPVLDNISFSIRGGEIFGIAGVAGNGQQQLTEAITGLLKVNGGTIHLNGKDMTNKTPLQVIKTGVSHIPADRGRMGVVGDMSVGDNLSMKKYRTVELSAHNIIKRGLVRKFADRLIELFTIKTPNQDTSVKFLSGGNIQKTILAREIDSCGGILVAVYPSRGLDVGATEAVRQNLIKQRDKGCAVLLVSEELEELLMVADKIGVMFEGRIMDIVDAKDAKTEELGMLMAGVERRDI
- a CDS encoding orotate phosphoribosyltransferase, whose translation is MKHIEDITNHYGPILAKKALELGAIRLQVQDPFTWASGYRMPIYNDNRRLLAESGARRLVSEAFAAMLESLDFNPDNIAGTATAGIPHATTLADRLEKPMSYVRSSGKDHGLGQQIEGLGQKGTYAGAKVLLIEDLISTGGSSIKAVQAIAKAEGVCPYTLAIFTYGFATANEAFASLDPACTFFTILDYDVMVASAQETGYVNSEEARLLTSWREDPFGWGEKLGFSKVDR
- a CDS encoding BMP family ABC transporter substrate-binding protein is translated as MKKSIVLLLIMLLATSFVFAQGAKEATDAADAPLKVGVIYISPPGDMGYSYMHDQGTIAMEEHFGDKVEVIRMEGIPENESSERVMESLIDEGCKIIFANSYNYQQYMLNVAERYPDVYFEHCSGYLSADNMSNYFGRMYQMRYLSGMIAAEMSPSGKIGYVGAYNTPEVVRGINAFTLGARAVNPAATVTVVWTNTWFDPSLERQGAVALLDQGCDVIAQHQDTTEPAKAAIERGKYAIGYNADFRKIVGDDHVLVSPMWNWGNYMIPAVQSALDGTWESQSYWGGLEDEMIHLSPISPLVPQDVVDEVMAIQDKIHDGEWDVFWGMLKDNTGAVRQKAGEKMSDDAMLTMDWFVEGVIGSV
- a CDS encoding SLBB domain-containing protein — translated: MNKTRAHIVIVLILLVCCTFSLGAEETGLVIRSPLFGPQVKVSSSVENLEVQSFSAQLGLLSEVPVYDEEQRLLSAVSNGSYPVTPGDTFRLVYLDGMKSVTVDLQVDESSSISIPGLGTIDGKDKTFSQVRKAIYDMVRTYYSYSNPQLVFIRTGSFMVSVVGEVVGTRVVPAWGLTRLSEVLQNATPYASTRNVRIRHTDGSEEVFDLYKAMREGVLEEDPLLRSGDVITLERCETLVMLSGRVYKEGTYQILESDSLEDLLTMYGGGLLSSADVQNIRIQRYNPESGAWYVQYVNLLEQPDYTLSHLDQVIVDQQEPSLQTVTIEGAVSSSEVYDSLSTTALVGYPSGRIFYQFYPGESMKQMLSSLSSRFLAVSDLEGSYLIRSGKRIPLNIQSILYGKEENQPMQLQSNDTLLIPFTQRLVTVSGGVVRPGVFAYVPDKTMNYYLSLAGGLSDDAAYPTDVKVQGPDGKSIALGDPILPETTIAVAKETLARDIAPTVAIIGLVSSILGIVATVVNIILDSKSL